The Ziziphus jujuba cultivar Dongzao chromosome 12, ASM3175591v1 sequence taagagcattgcaaaagcaatacgtacagttttccctaataatcaccatggccactgcacatatcatcttggtacaaatttatgtgctaagaagtttaaaggtaatatcaatgcgattatatcaacttttaatgatgcagctagagcatatattgttgaggattttgataaggccatgcaacttttagaaggggttagtattgaagctgtacaatatcttAAGGATGCAAatccttcaaaatgggctagatcacattttctgggcaatagatacaacataataacaactaacattgcaaagagcatgaactctgtgcttattgatgctagggataaacctgttttgccattactagatcacattcgtgatgtcttgcaaaggtggtggtatgaacgttgAACTAACACAGCTACAATGCAAACTCTTGTTAccaattggttggaaaaaatcatgcatgagcgctcaaataatggcagaggcttatgtgttgtgccaatgaacttatatgagtttcaagttatTGGCCATGGCAtcttcgttggagttgttaacttagaaaataagacgtgctcatgcaaggaatttgacattgatggatttccttgtgtccatgcaattgcagcatgtaagcatcgacatattgctccatatttcctttgctcagcgcattactcagttgactcactccgtgatgcatattcgaaaaccatatatccacttggagataaatgtcagtggcatgctccagatgatgtcataaaccaggttgtacttccacctcaaattggcaaacagtcaggaagaccgagaaagaagaggattcaatctcaaggagaggagcgtcatcaatatagatgcgggaggtgcaaacaagTTGGTCATAGCAGCCAATCATGCTTCACCGtcatacctcttgatagcactaccaaccaacagcaccattgaACCAAAGGCCCATCAATCGCGcgatgctatattcagacaatggggccatgttatgcggtatgcgtgtgcatgcaatgtagtcaggaatgcaattagttgctcaaccgcataacatgtgttttggcataatagacattggttttatgtgttcttttgttgtcaaattcatctgtcgtattatTTTGATAACATGTCATTCCGTGTTCAGTTTTTGgatcagttgtttgtatgtttcttactattgcacggatgatattactgcccaatggtaatgaccgatgcatcgtcggtaattgacatttgtacaccgtcgtaaaagaatcaccacaattccatccgacaaTTTCAATCATgcgtgttccaaccaataacatgctaaatataGCATTATTAACGATAAATTCTGACAAAGTAAGCaatcaaacggcattaaaaaatgacaacgttcaatttgtttttgcttcaaaaaGTACCATAGGTTTCGTCAGTAATTAcagaaacccctatggtaatcacattttaccaattttttgggccccacaagtcaccttacgtgtgttaaatgaaaaaacatgcaacatatggattatcaaatgatcgtaatgagagaaaatcccaaaattgcttaaaaagctctcaaattggccaaaaaaatacgatgactgtagaccttcggtaattcttgatgaaaccttcggtaaccaacatatactctctggaaaattACTGTAGatgtcatcggtaattatcgaaaccccagtggtaatcacattttaccaatgttatggcctccacaagtcccataatgtgcgttaaatgcaaaaacatgcaaaatatggactttaaaattatcctaaggagggaaatccccaaaatcattgaaaaagttctcaaattggctaAGAATTTATGATGActatagaccttcggtaattctcgatgaaaccttcgataaccaacatataccctctggaaaaattactgatgGTTTCATCAGGAATTAcggaaacccctatggtaatcacattttaccaattttttgagccccacaagtccccttacctgtgttaaatgaaaaaccatgcaaaatatggattctaaaattatcctaaggagggaaaaccccaaaatatctgaaaagtttctcaaattggccaaaaaattacgataactgtagaccttcggtaattcccgatgaaacattcggtaaccaacatatattctctggaaaaattaccgtaggtgtcatcggtaattatcgaaatcccagtggtaatcacattttaccaatgttatggccctcacaagtcccataatgtgtgttaaatgtaaaaatatgcaaaatatggattttaaaattatcctaaggagggaaattcccaaaatctctgaaaaagttctcaaattggccaaaaatttatgatgactatagaccttcggtaattcccgataaaACCTTCGGTAagcaacatataccctctggaaaaattaccgaaggttttatcgggaattaccgaaggtctacagtcatcgtatttttttggccaatttgagatctttttaagcaattttgggattttctatcATTatgatcatttgataatccatatgttgcatgttttttcatttaacacacataaggggacttgtggggtccagaaaattggtaaaatgtgattaccataggggtttcggtaatttccgatgaaccttcggtaatttttccagaaggtatatgttggttaccgaaggtttcatcgggaattaccgaaggtctacagtcatcctaattttttggccaatttaagaaatttttcagatattttggggttttccctccttaggataattttagaatccatattttgcaaggtttttcatttaacacacgtaaggagacttatggggcccaaaaaattggtaaaatatgattaccataggggtttcgataattaccaatgaaacctacggtaagtTTTCAAGTAAGGACAAattaattaccgtaggtttcatgggtaattaccgaaggccctacaataatcaaatttttgtgcaaatttgagaactttttcaaaactttgtCTTAGTCTCAACCACTTTGCATCCCTCATATGTTTGACTCATGCAGCCTTGCCTCATTCCTCCGTCACCATGCAATTTTCCAAAGACTCATATACTAATGTAACATACAAGGTCAGGAAACTATCAAATGACATATTTAACAACCAAAGAATTAAAGAGTGGGcctttaaatgacatatttaccagggaaaaaaaaaatcaaagagtcgtgcaaatttatggttcaaattatgaatatattaaatactctaaaTTATCCAGGATTGTAGAGTTTCATTAATGATGTTTAACTCTCAATATCTGGTtgacattgaaaatgaaaagatcgGTCATTTTTGAAACTTGATTCCCTTAAAAATGGTGATCTATGGAAGGAAGGACCTAAGCAACCGtatgatcatttttataaactaaaaataccAGAACAAGCATAACAATTATGagaaatgcataaaaatttgattccaaGTATCTAGAAGACCAGCAATACACCAATGGTTACAGTCCATGCGCCTAAAGCCATTATAAAAGCCAGGATGTGCATCTTTTCTGAGTTGTGATAGAGTTGTTATGTCCAGCAGATGAACATGTTTTCTCATTCCAGTTAATACATCTTTCACCACATATAATTCCTTGGGCAATCCGCCTCGATAGAATGATCCACTTAGGAGTTTTGTCTCATTTCCACAGTTTGTCACCCCTAGCTCATTCCAATCCCTTGCCACtaaatatgaaaaggaaaaaaaaaagaaagaaaaaaaaaagcatcaaagAAATTCacgaaattaatttttggttttcaaaaaaaaaattggtgatggGAAAGAAGTAAACTTAATGGTAGTGGGTAACAGAAATTCCTTGGAAGATGACTTTGGTTTTGCTATGATTCATAGTAGAATCCACCCACTTAGCCCATGTTGTCACACCTTTATGAAAAGCAACCATACAATTCATGTCTTTGAGAGTTTGGTTACCATCttgagaatttaaatgctctctttcaagtCCTCAAGAACTAAAGTGAAGGCAGTTCATGGGGATGCAGATTGGACAAAATAGGAAAACAAAAGTAGCAGAGAAAAGAAGTTAATCATATGTTTATAGCAACTTCATTAAAAACTCTATGAGCAACAgagcatttaaattcttttttaatcatatgcttatagcaatttcattaaaaactctATAAGCAATAGAGCattcaaattattttcctcttttgttttcttttacttgGTATCACCTCTAACTAGACCCCATTTGTACCCAACAAGGACTGATTTCTTAAAGCCAATATTAAATCCCTCTTGCGCTACAGCTTCTTCTCTTGCTATGAGACCATCGTGATATCCACTCTAGTAATACACCAATTGTTACATGAAATTCACAGAAAGGGTGTGGGGGCAGCGATTATTACTtatagacaaaaataaataaataaataaacccacaACTTCAATATGTTAAGGAGGGACACTACATCAACCTCATAACCAAATGCACAAGGATAACGATATGCACCTAACCTAAGGCATTTTCAAGCACATTTTTGGAATTGTAACCAATAGTATGGGTTTCTCAATTTGTAAATATCAGTTTATCATGGAAGTCTTGAGTGCCATTAGCCTATAATACAAAACCACAAGCAAACTAATACCACATCTCGGCGACCAAcctcaaattcataaaataggaGTAAGTATAAGACAGTTCACCTATCCTATCCCCAACTGCATATTTGTAATcaacttgaaaattaataatgttccaCCAGCCAAGCCTAAGAAATTCCAACCTTGGCTGAAAACTAAACAGAAAGAAATTAGGGCAAACTAAACAACATATATAGTATACTTCATGGTCCATATAGTAGGTACaacatcttttttaaatattaactaattataaaagaaaaaaaaaaaaaagggggggttTACTTATATAATTCGCCATAGAACATATAACTAAAAGGATACCATAACAATCACTTTGGTCACATCGGGCACTTGGCATAAGATCACTTTCTATTTGATGCTGCAAACTTTCCAAGTAAAGCTCCTCTGCACAACCACCGCTCACCTTCATAACCATAAACAAGAAAccaacataaaatcaaaatgaaattatctaattaaattatgatatctAGCAAGATGGTGAGTGTcatataaacaagaaaacaaatgattCAACATTTGAAGCAGATTTTAACTATAACTGCTTTCaacttattcttcaattttgtttttttgggttttcttttctttcaatttcctttaataTTCTATTGCAATcagaaaattcaacaaacactCGTGAAGTGTTTCTAACCTTAAAGCAATATAGAAACCGACCCTAAAGCTTactcataatatttaaataccccactaaattgtataacctactactactactacttctTGATTTCGACTAGTTTCCTCCATTCCAATCATCGTCTTCGCCTTTTGCCAATCAAGCAAAAAcccaagctaaaaaaaaaaaaaaaatcaaaatatacagATCCTTACCTCAAACGCAATTTTTCCTTAGTCTTTCATATGTTTGCAAGAGAAGAGGCAAGAGATGCAGGGAGATGGagcatagattttttttttttttccttaatgagATTGTGTGTGGTTTTTCTGGgggatgaagaaaaataaaaaagcagagTGCAGAAACTAAAGATTCTGGATTTCTTGGACTAAaggaatgaagaaaggaaagtagagtaattttttactttcaatGGGGATAAAATGGGAAGCAGAgggcagattaaaaaaaaactaagaatgaagggtatatttcattaaagaCTTTAAAAGAAGGGcattggaccaaattcccctAATATTATTTAGCCAATGACAATAATGATCTGTCTCTTTTCTGCCGATTTGTCGATGAAGGCCCataatttatttcaaacaaaaaggaaagaaagaaaagaaaacccatAACTATTTATTGGCTTTCCTTTCCTTATGCAGTAATTGCAAATGTGTCTGCAAAATTGGGCTTAAGTAGGAACCCACACTGCTAGCCCATATTTTAcccttttataataataataaaaaattggagaaaaggattccaaaccaaaaaaaaaaagaaaatccataacttatccattaaaaaaaaaaaacaaaaacaaaaacaaaagacttATTCATCGACTTTTCTCACTAGTAAATTGCAAATGTGCCAGCAAAATTGGGTGTAAGAGCCCAAACGGCTAGACTGTGTATCaccattcaaaaaataattaaaaaaatatatagagagATGGATTTTAGCACCAAAGGTGATGAACGACCATAGGATATTGCCaactaattaccaaaaaattggTTATTGCCAACTAGTTCATATATCACCCAATTCACCATTATATTATGCTAGcgtataaaaattaaagaaaataggtTTCATGTCTCTTATTTTATCCATATTTTCTTTGTGGCTTGTGTAAAgcagtaatatatataaaaagtaatgaCAATTATTCAGCTATTATAATGAATAATGTTAAGAATATTTTCAAGTAAAACTAATTCAGTTGATAAATTATTTGCACCTACATTTGAAAAGTTGTGAATaactaatatattaatatatttatcaaataatagatatcattatatattattggattatatttaattaaatttatcttttaaaagacTTACTTAGTCATACTTaggattttaaatttcaaccagTAAAATTAAATCATTTCACTGGCACCTTTAGAGAAttagttttaatatatttgtaacaccttatattagtttttataattattagttaTGGATCAAGTAatgtttactttattttattaaataaatatctacctttaataatgatttaataatattaatggatCAGATCTCGTCTTTTAAATGAGAATATCATGATTATCAAAAGGACACCTTAGTTTAATAAAGTAAACTACACCCAAGCTCACTAATTAGCTATGTTAGTCTCTCTCAACTACATTTATGGTTGTATTTTGgtctttaaacttttttttaacattttgatccttaagttttaaattttgatatacttTTGTCCTTTAACTTTTTTCCCCCCTATTTTTTAGCAATTTCGGAGGTATGCGATGCACTTGATACAACATGTAGGAAATCTTATAAGTTCATTCGTTATTTCTTGCTACAGTAGGTGTAGTGcatgtttcaaaatttaaaaattaaactaaaaataattttaaggatCAAAGATGTATCAATAATTAAAGTTTAggatcaaaatatcaaaaaaaaaaaatcaaaaatcaaagtgCAACTATAAACATAGTATAAAGACGAAGGAGCCAACAATCCCTAGGGCGTGTGGTTTACATAATGGTTATctctaataaaatcaaaatagcaaacatttaaaaaaaaaaaaattatcattcatATTTATGTGTTTGATAACAATACAAAATTTAgtctttataaatataaaattttggttaaaattaataaaaaattaacttttatttatttatatatttttaaaatgttatagactatttaaatttaaatttgttacgaatatgataataatatatttgaagtCTATCTggattagaataaaaaaaataaaagttatgaggttttaaataaaataaatattttttcaaatgaagaattatttatctttttgaaaTAGCTACTTTTTAGTTTAAATATGTACAACATAGGAAAAAAAcctaactaaaagaaaaaaaaatttaaccaatcgttttgaaaaatattatatattcagtcggaaaattaataacatatttgcttttgttttcttaaataaaaaaacaaaaaataaaaaaatcaattggatTTAACAGTTTTAGCGTgccatttaatattatttttcattacatAAATATGGAGACTGAACTTTCACAGGTTCTaacagaatatttttttttccccccttttcttATTAGGATAAAAGAATAATTCTACTAAAGGGTGCAAATAATTTTAGTAGATATTTTGAGTCTATGTGATGGATATGTAGATGATACTTGCTTAAGTGGCCACAATTTCTTGGTTTATATAACTTGGAAGATAAGATTTATGCAAGCTATTATCGAAGGCAATTGGATGAAAATTGGTGAGCTGAAATTTCTTCCACCACTATAAATTTGTCATCAATTAAGGGACTTCCAGCTAGCCACTCCGAATAATACAGGGACAATAATGGCTATTATTATACCTGAGTGTCCACTAGACTCCAAAGCTGAGAAAACCATTCCACTCCTAGGCTTCGGTACAGCCGAATATCCATTCGGTACCTCCTCAGAATCCATGAAAGAAATCATTCTTCATGCAATCAAGCTTGGATACAGACATTTTGACTCTGCTGCTCTTTACCAGTCCGAGTTGCCACTCGGGGATGCCATCGAAGATGCTCTAAAGCTCGGCATGGTTCAATCACGAAACGAGCTTTTCATCACTTCCAAGCTCTGGTGTAGTGATGCACACCATGATTATGTCCTGCCTGCATTGCAAAAAACACTCAAGTATGTAACCATTAATCCATATACACCAAAATTATAgaatttataagatttttaatttatttttttattagaaaactaatttttcctcttcttttttttttttttttgggttgggttattttgttaatttataggAATCTAAAGTTGGAATACCTTGATCTCTATTTGGTTCATTGGCCAGTGAGCGTGAAGCCTGGTGAATATGAATTGCCTGTCAAGAAGAAAGACCTTGTTCCTATTGATATAAATTCAGTATGGGAAGCTATGGAAGAGTGTCAAAGACTTGGCCTTGTCAAATCCATTGGAGTTAGCAACTTCTCTATTAAGAAACTTGAAGTGTTACTTTCCAAAGCAAATATCCCACCGGCTGTAAATCAAGTTAGAATTTCGGTCCAcacccatatttttctttttttaatcaaattatcatgcattatttttattatattattttcatttttatattaatataagtGATGAATTTGATGTGGAAGGTGGAGGTGAACCCTCTATGGCGGCAAACTAAACTAAGAGAATTTTGCAAGGAAAAGGGTATATTAATCACAGCTTATTCTCCATTAGGAGCAAAAGGAACTCTATGGGGAACAAATTGGGTCATGGAATGTGAGGTACTGAAAGAGATAGCTCAGAACAAAGGAAAAACAATAGCTCAGGTATTAATCAAGGTTACATCAAGTTAACTTGATTGGCTTAAACATGGAAAAACAATAGCTTAGGTATAAATCATGGTTACATCAAGTTAACTTGATTGGCTTAAACATCAGTTGTACTTTTATGACTTTTGGATGCTTCAATGACTAGGGTTTAGAaatcaattaatgatttaaCATGGATTTAGTGATTTACTAAATTTCTATTTATGAACACTGAATTTTACAAAGATTTGATGAactataaatgtatttttaaattttaaacttttaaaagatttaatagTTAATAgatgaaatattttaacaaaaccaACAAATCAACCTGATCTGTGAGCTTGGTTGtgtctattatatatatgacaagTCTCTTACAACATGCACATGATAATATGATACTAAGGTCCATAAGCATCACAATTGTTGAATTTGTTTAGACTTGTTTAATTGaattagttatatttttaaaactaaatctaAAAGATCATACATGATTTTATAGGTTTTTTGTATTACACCATCTTGTCTACCTAATAAAAAACTgattatgtatattaaaaaatgagaaatttttttttaaaaatagattaaatgttttttttttaattaagtcggtcctaattttggaaaaaatgaaattgaatggTGGGTATTTGAAGGTTTGTTTGAGATGGGTGTACGAGCAAGGGGTGAGCTTATTAGTAAAGAGCTTTAACAAGACAAGGATGCAAGAAAACCTTGAGATATTTGATTGGAAGCTAAGTGCTGAAGAGTGCGAGAGGATTAATCAAATAGAACAGCGAAAAGGATTTCCTGGCATAGAATTCATCTCCGAGGAAGGTCCTTACAAGTCTCTGGAGGAGCTTTGGGACGAGCAGATTTGAATGCGTATTGCCATCCTGTtattcaaaaagaataaaatgtaattttgatttttttttcttccacatATGCATGtttttactaaaatttataaaaaataaaaaaataattgacctCATTTTGGGTGGAGTACAGGATGTAatcttattatttggaaatgatGAGAATAAAGTCCATGACTAGAATTCtcctttttcttaattaaacatGGGATAGGTTCTATGGACTAAGTGACAAAATCTTGATCATTAAATTGATACATCTAACGTTCTATATATCATAGTTATAATTATCCATGATTTTTCAGTGTTTGTGCACCTTTGCATATACTCATTCAATaacataatttgtcaaaaatatttccaaaatattttgGTTCATAAAACATTCTCCATTTAATGAGAAAAACTTTTAATGTAACAACTATACCACATCATCAGTATCATGATTTAGAAATCAGAATCAAGTATAAtgtaaaaccaacaatatataaataaatttttcttccattttagtATCTATctagaaaagaaataaacaaatgtTGCATAATAAAAGATCTTGAAATGCAGTAATTCTTTTATTAGGAATAAAAAATTGTCTGGAATTTATCAATGATCAATGTAGTTACAGTTATAGGCACTCATATTCGGATATAAATTTGTTGGATTAATGTTTTTGGACTAAGCTAAACTATTGATCATGAACCTTGATTAATAATGGTCATAATAACAGAGTTCATTTAACTGGTTATTAAGATAGAAGAAAAAACCTGTTAATTGGGCCCAAGATGTTATAAAACCCCAAAAAGATTAAAGTTAGCTGTTTATAAATACAATACTTACTAGTCTCTAATCAGATAagatttatgtattattttccaGAGATTGAGAATTTCAGTAACAAATTAAACACCttaatagaaaaatagaaactatAAGATTTCAAGTATTTTTTCAGATTAACTTTCTTATTTCACAAAGTGCGCCCATACGTAAATCTGTCACGTATAAAATAGTTTAGAAGATCATGTGGATTCAAGAACATATTTTCTGCACTATTACAGGTTAATAATGGATGATGAAAATATATCTATCACATATTTTATTCAACTATGCGATTCTTGACTTCCGTGGTGTAATtccaacaattggtatcagagtttTTTTAAACTGCACTAAAATATACCctcaaaattcattttaaaaaaatcaaccatTACTCTAATATTCTTTgggtttttaataatattgatagaGCCTCTTTGGgaggattattaatattattaaaattgaacatattaaccattattttaatttaaaaaaattctcttaatatctaaGCATTGTCGACGTTGGACCGTACAATCATattaagattttgaaaataatttaggtCCAACCCAATAAAACTCAATTATGCTTATCCGTTGGAGCATtacataaccattttattattgcaCCTTAATAGAGCCTgtaagttttaaattaattaaattaattttaacattcactcattcaatcttttataatcaaattaatttacggattttccataataatataacaaaaatggtTTGGGGTGGCTTCTtcgttttgttattatttgttactaat is a genomic window containing:
- the LOC107408017 gene encoding non-functional NADPH-dependent codeinone reductase 2, coding for MAIIIPECPLDSKAEKTIPLLGFGTAEYPFGTSSESMKEIILHAIKLGYRHFDSAALYQSELPLGDAIEDALKLGMVQSRNELFITSKLWCSDAHHDYVLPALQKTLKNLKLEYLDLYLVHWPVSVKPGEYELPVKKKDLVPIDINSVWEAMEECQRLGLVKSIGVSNFSIKKLEVLLSKANIPPAVNQVEVNPLWRQTKLREFCKEKGILITAYSPLGAKGTLWGTNWVMECEVLKEIAQNKGKTIAQVCLRWVYEQGVSLLVKSFNKTRMQENLEIFDWKLSAEECERINQIEQRKGFPGIEFISEEGPYKSLEELWDEQI